TCACACATGTCACCTTTACCGATAGCCGCAACCCCAACCAGAGTCGCCGAAAGATGCAGCATAGTGATCAACAGCACTACACATGTGCGTGGATTGTGCCACCGTAAGCTTTCTGATATGGTTTGTAATATCTGTAATGCAAGATGTATTAACGAGAGTAAGTCAAAGTTTGATTCGTTTACGTTCTACCCAGAGTGGCTGACGAACCATCGTCCAGTCCGATTTTTTCACTCATTTTAAGCATAATCCGTTTTTCATGATAGTCTACAGCAGACATGTTCCCTTTTTTGACAGATCTGAAAAGATTTGCATCACACTGTCGATTCAAATTTCTTCCTTGATCGAAACCATGCATCGATTGAAGTCGCTTGAAATCGTCACGTTCCTTGTTCTGCATTAAACATCGTTCTTCTTGTTCCAACTTACGGGCAAGCTCTTCATCAACGTCTGACATTTGAACAGGATGGAAACTAATGTAACATCtcattcaaaaagaaaaatacgaaCACTGCATGTTACCATTGGAAATATCTGTTGAGAAATGCAGATTGACATGTTGAGCAAGTGGCTCCTCAGAACAGAATTCGAATAGACAAACAGGACAAGACAATTTCAGAGTTTGAGCCTTGGATGTTGATTCCtatgaaaaataatgttttaaaaacaacCAAGAAACTAACTATATAACTAAAAATTATATATGCTAATAGGCCAAACTAATGCAAATGCACAACTATACCTCATTTTGTAACACATCATGTTGTGCACGAAAGTGGAATTCAAGCGATAAAGTATCTTTAAATGTTTGGCTGCAAAGTGGACAAGCATGCACAGCAGAGTTGAAGGGCTTTGAATTATCTTCGGAGATTTGTTCTTCCAGACcctgaaataaaaatatttgaattgcCACCTAGTACTTCATTTTGATAACATTTTATCTTACATTTAGATGTTCATTCTCAATATGAGCTTCTATTATACATAGTTCTTCGCAAACTTGAGGGCACATCGGACATGTGAACTTCGGTACTTGATCAgaactaattttatttttaccggATACGGCAGCAGAATATGACGGTTCGTTCGATACGATACGACAATCTTCGTCAGAGCTCATTCTTAACTCTGaaggtttttctttacatGAATATTACAACGTAcgtgaaaaaataaaaatcccaCAAATAATATGATGGCTTTTGCCGCCTTGACCAAAGCTTAAAACTGTAAACAAACTTTAACTGAACACCGTCTGCAATGGCACTACGTTAGCAGACGGAAGTAAAGGAAATCACGCGggaaaaagtaaaatattATGTTTCTGGTGTATTTATAGGATCGGTAATAATGGGTTTtaaatttcgaatttaattAAGAAATTTGAGATTTTAGGTATCTCataataatttaataaataaGTTGGGGTGATAGGCCAGTGCTTGACATGGATAACACTGATGAAAATTACATATCGTTTGTGAAATCCTCGCCCAAAAATCCTTGCATGGTTGTAATATTGTAAGGGCAAGCCTGAAATACATTGGCACATGTTGCCAGGCCCTGGGAACCGGTGAAAACGGCCAGTTCAAAAGGAAGAGCTGGAGATCCGGGATCTTTTCTCATCAATTCAGCCGGATGCATATTACGTCTGTTACGAAATGCAAAAATCATTCATTAGATGTAAATTTAGGAAAGATCATTTTCTGTATACGGATAATAAATATTGTTCTACGTACTTGGCTacttttaaaagaattaaatcTTCCTCCAAGGCCGGATCCAAGGACGTGTTGTTCTTCGTTGCCTCACTTCTTGTGCCTTCGAGTTCGCATAGGAAGCGAAGCAAGCAGTTACTTCGATCCATCGACAGGATTAACTGTACAAGAAGATGTTGGGCATGAAGTTCACGCAGGGCATTGATTATTTGTGTTTACCTTCAAGATAGCATCTCTGTCTCCAAGCCTAATTCGATTCGAAAGTTGACCAACAGCAgatcttcttttccttccctTAAATCTGAACGGAAGATAGCCTAGCTCTGAGAAGAGCATGTAGATCAATACCGCTATTGATACGCCGAGACCACCTTTGGTAGAAATTTCGGGATAAATTCCAGTCGGGCTCAAATTGATATTTGAAACAGAGGCCAGTACACCGACTAACAGCACTAAAAAGACGATCACTCGCAGaagtttcatttttgaagTTCTTGAATTGTGTCAGCTCCAGAAAGGCCACGGAGATACTGAACTTCAATAAGGAGAGATGTCAACCTGATGCTTTCTACCCCGGAAGTGCAGATAGGAAGTCACTAGCGGGACGTGACGTACCTTCACAATTACTTATGgaagttttctttctttgttaaaTCATAATGCGTCCCTGGTGAAACGTCTTGAAGTTTTCCGTGTGCCGTAATGTTGTTTATTTTATCAAACTACGGGGGCCTAATGGGGGGCAGCGTTGGTTTCTGATAATGACAACACAAACCAATATACCACCGTCTTTAGTCGTCCCGTTGTATAATGACGATTCCAAAGTCCAAATTCAGCGCGAGGGAATCACATACCCAAAAATTAATTAAGATATTGGGTTCGTCTAAGCTCATTCTGTTTCAAATTAGATCGATGGATTTGACAAcgtagaaatgaaaaattttgcgGCTTGGTACTCGTGAGCTGCAAATATTGAGGGCAAGAAACGATGAACATAATCAACATTTGAATAGAAATTTAGCGTATTTACCATTTTCCCACGAATTATCGCAATGAAATTGGTTAAGGCATTGCACAGGTAATGCTGAGAGGATCACACCTTAAAGCTGTTAAAACAGAATCACAAAACATAATTATAAGAAAATACGACATAGactgaaaacagaaaaaacaatATCAACGAACAAAAACGTAAATACTAACGCGATATGACTGCTTTTAAGCGGTTTTCTCCATACAGAGCTTGCATTCGTATTCGGCTAGCTGGATGAAtacaaatttcaaa
The DNA window shown above is from Daphnia magna isolate NIES linkage group LG9, ASM2063170v1.1, whole genome shotgun sequence and carries:
- the LOC116930971 gene encoding zinc finger-containing ubiquitin peptidase 1; amino-acid sequence: MSSDEDCRIVSNEPSYSAAVSGKNKISSDQVPKFTCPMCPQVCEELCIIEAHIENEHLNGLEEQISEDNSKPFNSAVHACPLCSQTFKDTLSLEFHFRAQHDVLQNEESTSKAQTLKLSCPVCLFEFCSEEPLAQHVNLHFSTDISNDVDEELARKLEQEERCLMQNKERDDFKRLQSMHGFDQGRNLNRQCDANLFRSVKKGNMSAVDYHEKRIMLKMSEKIGLDDGSSATLDITNHIRKLTVAQSTHMCSAVDHYAASFGDSGWGCGYRNLQMLLSALLRNPQYADRLLNLCPSTSSTSDSSIKVPSISRLQSAIEEAWKMGFDEQGCEQLGGKLSGTCKWIGATEIATLLASCRIRYRLIDFHRPTSADGKLHPALFDWVKNYFEETSEFKPPLYFQHQGHSRTIIGIEERAQGNARLLILDPSHKSDQMRLLTNNSGSAQNNPAIAKKILVPMAALKAKQYQIVCADGGFVVDEHEYSQSRVIRSTRIP
- the LOC116930988 gene encoding uncharacterized protein LOC116930988; translated protein: MKLLRVIVFLVLLVGVLASVSNINLSPTGIYPEISTKGGLGVSIAVLIYMLFSELGYLPFRFKGRKRRSAVGQLSNRIRLGDRDAILKLILSMDRSNCLLRFLCELEGTRSEATKNNTSLDPALEEDLILLKVAKRNMHPAELMRKDPGSPALPFELAVFTGSQGLATCANVFQACPYNITTMQGFLGEDFTNDM